In Oscillatoria sp. FACHB-1406, one DNA window encodes the following:
- a CDS encoding UPF0175 family protein: protein METQPLTTEIKFDLVIPGILAEHHLEAQRKAKEAYMMTLLKYGDISTGRAARLLDIPRVELIDSMGSYSISLFDETMTG from the coding sequence ATGGAAACTCAGCCCCTAACAACTGAGATAAAGTTCGATCTCGTTATTCCTGGAATTCTTGCCGAACATCACTTAGAAGCCCAACGAAAAGCGAAAGAAGCTTACATGATGACCTTATTAAAGTATGGCGATATCAGTACAGGGCGAGCAGCCCGACTGCTAGATATCCCTCGCGTCGAACTGATTGACTCAATGGGAAGCTATAGTATCTCTCTATTCGATGAAACGATGACTGGATAA
- a CDS encoding superoxide dismutase, producing MAYELPALPYDYTALEPYISKNTLEFHHDKHHAAYVTNYNKAVEGTDMADKSIEEVIKAVAGDSSKAGLFNNAAQAWNHSFYWNCMKSGGGGAPSGELADKINADFGSFDKFVEEFKNAGATQFGSGWAWLVLDNGTLKVTKTGNAENPMTSGQTPLLTMDVWEHAYYLDYQNRRPGYIDDFVANLINWDFVAENLAAAS from the coding sequence ATGGCTTACGAATTGCCCGCATTGCCCTACGACTACACGGCTCTCGAGCCTTACATTTCCAAAAATACCCTCGAGTTCCATCACGACAAACACCACGCGGCTTATGTAACGAATTACAACAAAGCCGTAGAAGGAACGGATATGGCAGACAAGTCGATTGAGGAAGTTATCAAGGCGGTTGCTGGCGATTCCTCGAAAGCGGGCTTATTTAACAACGCCGCTCAAGCTTGGAACCACAGCTTCTACTGGAACTGCATGAAGTCCGGCGGCGGCGGCGCTCCGAGCGGCGAACTCGCTGATAAAATCAATGCAGATTTTGGCAGTTTTGACAAGTTTGTCGAAGAGTTCAAAAACGCTGGCGCGACTCAATTTGGTAGCGGTTGGGCTTGGTTAGTTCTCGACAACGGCACGCTGAAAGTCACGAAGACGGGGAATGCTGAAAACCCCATGACTTCAGGACAAACGCCCCTTTTGACAATGGATGTTTGGGAACACGCCTACTACCTCGATTATCAAAATCGCCGTCCGGGTTACATTGACGATTTTGTTGCCAATTTAATTAATTGGGATTTTGTTGCTGAGAATCTAGCTGCTGCTAGCTAA
- the ppk1 gene encoding polyphosphate kinase 1, producing MPKTKTKAAEVDVEDPQYYFNRELSWLEFNYRVLAEGLDSRTLLLDRLKFLAIFSANLDEFFMVRVAVLKKQVEAKVIKLTSDGRTPEEQLRAIRDRLLPLVQQQDRAFERELRPQLAKQGIILANYVDLSLEQRKHLHNFFEVHIFPVLTPLAVDPSHPFPHISNLSLNLAVLVQDPETKEELFARIKVPKILPRFVVLPEELYNASETEKPTVWMGVPIEQVIGHNLDALFPGMNVQECYPFRLTRNADLTVEEDEADDLLLAIEQELRKKRRLGGSSVRLEIQNSMPASVRSTLMWGLHLGDEDVYESEGLLGLNDLFFFMDLPLPELKEAPWTPAIPLRLQRALNSTETNATFDREEGKSFFHIIRDRDLMVHHPYESFTASVQEFIARSARDRKVLAIKMTLYRTSGDSPIIDSLIEAAENGKQVVALVELKARFDEENNIQWARKLEQAGVHVVYGLVGLKTHTKIVLVVRQEDKQIRRYVHIGTGNYNPKTARLYTDLGLFSCQEELGADLTDLFNFLTGYSRQRSYRKMLVSPVNMRDRITAMIDREIEHCHNGNSGRIVVKMNSLVDKKIIAALYKASQAGVQIDLIIRGICCLRPGIAGLSENIRVISIVGSLLEHSRIFYFHNNGEDEVYIGSADWMPRNLDRRVEAVTPIDDPEIRKDLQEILGVMLADNRQAWELQSDGKYIQRQPESEQQVQNAQQIIREMAAMSSGMK from the coding sequence ATGCCTAAAACTAAAACCAAAGCTGCTGAAGTTGATGTTGAGGATCCTCAATATTACTTTAATCGAGAATTAAGTTGGTTGGAGTTTAATTATCGAGTATTAGCCGAAGGATTAGATTCGCGAACATTGTTACTCGATCGTCTCAAGTTTCTCGCGATTTTTAGTGCAAATCTCGATGAGTTTTTTATGGTGCGCGTAGCAGTTCTGAAAAAACAAGTCGAAGCAAAAGTAATCAAACTGACATCAGACGGACGCACGCCGGAAGAACAATTACGAGCGATTCGCGATCGCCTCCTGCCCTTAGTCCAGCAACAAGATCGCGCTTTCGAGCGAGAGTTGCGCCCGCAGTTAGCAAAACAAGGTATTATTCTCGCCAATTATGTCGATTTAAGTCTCGAGCAACGCAAGCATTTACACAACTTTTTTGAAGTCCATATTTTCCCCGTTTTAACTCCCTTAGCCGTCGATCCGAGCCACCCGTTCCCTCACATTTCTAACCTCAGTCTCAATCTTGCCGTATTGGTTCAAGATCCCGAAACGAAAGAAGAACTATTTGCCCGTATTAAAGTCCCCAAAATTTTACCGCGCTTTGTTGTTTTACCCGAAGAACTTTATAATGCGAGCGAAACGGAAAAGCCCACGGTTTGGATGGGGGTTCCCATCGAACAAGTCATCGGCCATAATTTAGATGCTTTGTTTCCGGGGATGAACGTTCAAGAATGTTACCCATTTCGCCTGACGCGCAATGCAGATTTAACCGTAGAAGAAGACGAAGCTGACGATCTTTTGCTGGCTATCGAACAAGAGTTGCGTAAAAAACGGCGGCTGGGCGGTTCTTCGGTACGGCTAGAAATTCAGAATTCGATGCCGGCTAGCGTGCGCTCGACGCTGATGTGGGGGCTGCATTTGGGGGATGAAGATGTCTACGAGAGCGAAGGTTTGTTGGGATTGAATGACTTGTTTTTCTTTATGGATTTGCCGCTCCCAGAATTAAAAGAAGCACCCTGGACTCCGGCAATTCCGTTGCGATTGCAGCGCGCTCTCAATAGTACAGAAACAAACGCAACATTCGATCGCGAAGAAGGAAAAAGTTTCTTTCATATTATCCGCGATCGCGACCTCATGGTTCACCATCCTTACGAATCTTTCACCGCTTCGGTTCAAGAGTTTATCGCTCGGTCGGCTCGCGATCGGAAAGTTCTTGCGATTAAAATGACATTGTATCGAACTTCGGGAGATTCACCCATTATTGACTCGCTGATTGAGGCGGCGGAAAATGGCAAGCAGGTTGTCGCCTTAGTCGAACTTAAAGCCCGCTTCGATGAAGAAAATAACATTCAGTGGGCGAGAAAGTTGGAACAGGCGGGCGTTCACGTCGTTTACGGACTGGTGGGGCTAAAAACCCACACGAAAATCGTCTTAGTCGTGCGACAGGAAGATAAACAAATTCGCCGCTACGTTCATATCGGGACGGGAAATTACAATCCGAAAACCGCACGACTATATACGGATTTAGGATTATTTAGCTGCCAAGAAGAGTTAGGCGCAGATTTAACCGATCTATTTAACTTTCTTACGGGTTACTCGCGTCAACGCTCCTATCGTAAGATGTTAGTCTCTCCGGTCAATATGCGCGATCGCATAACGGCAATGATTGACCGAGAAATCGAACACTGCCACAACGGTAATAGCGGTCGAATTGTCGTAAAAATGAACTCCCTTGTAGACAAAAAAATTATTGCTGCCCTCTACAAAGCTTCCCAAGCGGGCGTTCAAATTGACTTAATTATTCGAGGAATTTGTTGCTTGCGGCCGGGTATTGCAGGACTCAGTGAAAATATTCGCGTCATTAGTATAGTCGGCAGCTTGCTCGAACATTCGCGCATTTTTTACTTCCACAATAATGGCGAAGATGAAGTTTATATCGGCAGTGCGGACTGGATGCCGCGTAATTTAGATCGGCGCGTTGAGGCAGTAACTCCAATTGACGATCCTGAAATTCGTAAAGATTTGCAAGAAATTCTCGGTGTAATGCTTGCAGACAATCGTCAAGCTTGGGAGTTACAATCGGATGGTAAGTACATTCAACGCCAACCGGAATCGGAACAGCAAGTGCAAAACGCGCAGCAAATTATTCGGGAAATGGCAGCGATGTCGTCGGGCATGAAATAG
- a CDS encoding nuclear transport factor 2 family protein, whose amino-acid sequence MNLAEQWFDAWNRHDLEAILSHYEENIEFSSPFIVKLLDNPSGTIYGKAALRDYFSKGLVAYPDLHFEPIQVLSGVNSLVLYYRSVNNLLAAEYMETSDRGLVCKVSAHYSQESDKIIRNS is encoded by the coding sequence ATGAACTTAGCAGAACAATGGTTTGATGCTTGGAACCGTCACGATCTCGAAGCTATCTTATCGCACTACGAAGAAAACATCGAGTTTTCATCTCCCTTTATCGTTAAACTTCTCGACAATCCGAGCGGCACAATTTACGGGAAAGCGGCATTACGAGACTACTTTAGTAAAGGTTTAGTCGCCTACCCCGATTTACATTTCGAGCCGATTCAAGTGCTTTCTGGAGTTAACAGCCTCGTTCTCTATTATCGCAGTGTTAACAATCTCCTGGCTGCCGAATATATGGAAACTAGCGATCGCGGTTTAGTCTGCAAAGTTTCTGCCCACTACTCCCAAGAGAGTGACAAAATAATTCGTAATTCGTAA
- a CDS encoding MOSC N-terminal beta barrel domain-containing protein: protein MQVQSLFIYPIKSCRGIPLERASVTLKGFEWDREFTIADPAGMFITQRQYPQLATLLVRFEGETMVLGIDGQKSEPFYLNPTLEGKETPLQIWRTQTRAIDQGNEVANWLQAALKLEGNFRLLRQSPQYPRPVNSQYAIQGNETVSFADSYPFLIVNTASLDNLNQRLKQKYGDDSQSVPMNRFRPNLVIESNEAFAEDNWDALQIGELTFDLVKPCDRCIVTTTDQASGHRNERQEPLKTLSTFRRFSQAGILFGENAIPRSTGEIKTRDRVTILTPS, encoded by the coding sequence ATGCAAGTTCAGTCGCTATTTATCTACCCCATCAAGTCCTGTCGCGGCATTCCTTTAGAACGCGCTTCTGTTACTCTTAAAGGGTTTGAATGGGATCGAGAATTTACGATCGCAGACCCCGCCGGAATGTTTATCACTCAGCGTCAATATCCACAACTCGCAACGCTTCTCGTTCGCTTTGAAGGAGAGACAATGGTGTTAGGGATTGACGGGCAAAAGAGCGAGCCTTTTTACCTCAATCCGACTTTAGAAGGGAAAGAAACTCCCCTGCAAATTTGGCGAACCCAGACGCGCGCGATCGACCAAGGAAATGAAGTTGCTAACTGGCTTCAAGCTGCTTTAAAACTCGAAGGAAACTTTCGCCTTCTTCGCCAATCTCCTCAATACCCTCGCCCCGTCAATTCTCAATATGCAATTCAAGGAAATGAAACCGTCAGTTTTGCCGATAGTTATCCCTTCCTGATTGTGAATACTGCTTCCCTAGATAATCTCAACCAACGTTTAAAGCAAAAGTATGGCGACGACTCTCAAAGCGTTCCGATGAATCGTTTTCGCCCCAATCTCGTTATCGAATCCAACGAAGCTTTTGCTGAAGATAACTGGGATGCGCTTCAAATTGGCGAACTTACTTTCGATTTGGTGAAACCCTGCGATCGCTGCATTGTTACGACAACCGATCAAGCCAGCGGACACCGCAACGAACGACAAGAACCCTTGAAAACATTAAGCACATTTCGCAGATTTAGTCAAGCTGGAATTCTGTTTGGAGAAAATGCAATTCCGCGCAGTACGGGGGAGATTAAAACGCGCGATCGCGTCACAATTTTAACGCCTTCGTAA